The following proteins come from a genomic window of Varunaivibrio sulfuroxidans:
- a CDS encoding carbohydrate ABC transporter permease has protein sequence MAKRSNLTRARLRAAWIFLAPMLIVLVLVAGWPLGRTIWFGFTDASLSNMSVYHFIGLDNYLVKSGGAYYGVLVDPVWWHAVWNTVRFSLISVSFETVLGLIVALVLNARFFGRAVVRAAILIPWAIPTIVSAKMWGWMLHDQFGIINDMLSHLGLISHPIAWTANPDTAMWAVIMVDVWKTTPFMALLILAGLQMLPSDCYEAARVDGVHPVKVFFRVTLPLVWPAVMVAVIFRMLDALRIFDLIYVLTSNSEGTMSMSVYARQQLVDFQDVGIGSAASTLLFLIIAALTIVFIFAGRVKVSD, from the coding sequence ATGGCCAAACGGTCCAACCTGACGCGTGCGCGTTTGCGCGCCGCGTGGATTTTCCTGGCGCCGATGCTTATCGTTCTGGTGCTGGTTGCGGGCTGGCCTTTGGGCCGTACGATATGGTTCGGCTTCACCGACGCGTCTCTCTCGAACATGTCGGTGTATCACTTCATTGGCTTGGATAACTATCTGGTCAAGTCGGGAGGGGCGTACTATGGCGTTCTCGTCGATCCCGTGTGGTGGCATGCGGTTTGGAACACGGTTCGTTTTTCCTTGATCTCGGTTTCTTTCGAAACGGTGCTCGGGCTGATCGTCGCTTTGGTTCTCAATGCGCGTTTTTTCGGGCGCGCCGTAGTGCGCGCGGCCATCTTGATCCCGTGGGCGATCCCAACCATCGTATCGGCGAAGATGTGGGGCTGGATGCTGCACGATCAATTCGGCATCATCAACGATATGTTGAGCCACCTCGGCCTGATCAGCCACCCGATCGCCTGGACCGCCAACCCGGATACTGCGATGTGGGCGGTGATCATGGTCGATGTCTGGAAGACAACCCCGTTCATGGCGTTGTTGATTCTGGCCGGACTACAGATGCTGCCGTCCGACTGTTACGAGGCGGCGCGGGTGGACGGCGTTCATCCCGTCAAGGTGTTCTTCCGCGTCACCTTGCCGCTGGTTTGGCCGGCGGTGATGGTCGCGGTCATTTTCCGGATGCTCGACGCCCTCAGGATCTTCGATTTGATCTATGTGCTGACATCCAATTCCGAAGGCACCATGTCGATGTCGGTATACGCCCGCCAGCAGTTAGTGGATTTCCAGGATGTCGGGATCGGCTCGGCGGCCTCGACGCTGCTGTTCTTGATCATCGCGGCGCTGACGATCGTCTTTATTTTCGCCGGTCGCGTCAAGGTATCGGATTAG
- a CDS encoding ABC transporter substrate-binding protein — protein MLKKFLLPAAVAVMALGTVAQARAVEVSISCGAVGAELNICKSGAEAWAAKTGNTVKVVSTPNSTTERLALYQQLLAAHAGDIDVFQIDVIWPGILGQYFIDLKKYSKGAEKAHFKAIVENNTVGGRLVAMPWFTDAGVLYYRKDLLEKYGLSVPATWRELTADAQKIQDGERAAGNKKFWGFVFQGKAYEGLTCDALEWVDSYGGGDIVNAKGDITINNPKAVEALTMAASWPGKIAPEGVLNYAEEEARGVFQSGNAAFMRNWPYAWALGNSADSPVKGKIAVAALPKGGVNGKNTGTLGGWQLAVSKYSKHQAAAADLVMYLTSRAEQKRRAIERSYNPTIVSLYEDPEVLAAVPFFGSLRATFANAVARPSRVTGAKYNRVSSAFWNAVHDVLTGRATAKASLARLDGNLKRIKRGKW, from the coding sequence ATGCTTAAGAAATTCCTATTACCCGCCGCTGTCGCGGTCATGGCGCTCGGTACGGTCGCGCAGGCGCGGGCGGTCGAGGTTTCGATTTCCTGCGGGGCCGTCGGGGCCGAGCTGAACATCTGTAAAAGCGGCGCCGAGGCCTGGGCGGCGAAAACCGGAAACACGGTCAAGGTCGTCTCGACTCCGAATTCGACGACGGAACGTTTGGCGTTGTATCAACAGCTTTTGGCCGCCCACGCCGGCGACATCGACGTTTTTCAAATCGACGTCATTTGGCCGGGCATTTTGGGACAGTATTTCATCGATTTAAAAAAGTACTCCAAGGGCGCGGAGAAAGCGCATTTCAAGGCGATCGTCGAGAACAATACCGTTGGCGGGCGTCTGGTGGCGATGCCCTGGTTCACCGATGCCGGGGTGCTTTACTACCGCAAGGACCTGCTGGAAAAATATGGCCTGTCTGTCCCCGCCACGTGGCGAGAGCTGACCGCCGATGCGCAAAAAATCCAAGATGGCGAGCGCGCCGCGGGCAATAAAAAATTCTGGGGCTTCGTGTTCCAGGGCAAGGCCTATGAGGGATTGACCTGCGATGCATTGGAGTGGGTTGATTCGTACGGTGGCGGCGACATCGTCAACGCCAAGGGCGATATCACGATCAACAATCCCAAGGCGGTCGAGGCCTTGACCATGGCGGCGAGTTGGCCGGGCAAGATCGCCCCCGAGGGGGTGCTCAATTACGCCGAGGAGGAGGCCCGCGGCGTCTTCCAATCGGGTAATGCGGCGTTCATGCGTAACTGGCCTTATGCCTGGGCGTTGGGCAATTCGGCCGACAGTCCCGTGAAGGGGAAAATCGCCGTCGCCGCGCTGCCCAAAGGTGGGGTGAACGGCAAGAATACCGGCACCCTTGGCGGTTGGCAGTTGGCGGTGTCGAAATATTCCAAGCACCAGGCCGCCGCCGCGGATTTGGTGATGTATCTGACCAGCCGCGCCGAACAGAAGCGTCGCGCTATCGAACGGTCATACAATCCGACGATTGTCAGTTTGTACGAAGATCCCGAGGTTCTGGCCGCCGTGCCGTTTTTCGGCTCTCTGCGCGCCACTTTCGCCAATGCGGTGGCACGTCCCTCACGGGTGACCGGCGCGAAATACAACCGCGTGTCCAGCGCGTTCTGGAATGCGGTGCATGACGTCCTGACCGGCAGGGCGACGGCCAAGGCGTCGCTGGCGCGCCTGGACGGCAATTTGAAGCGCATCAAGCGCGGCAAGTGGTAA
- a CDS encoding Hpt domain-containing protein → MNTPPRLNVEVVAQLVRDVGYEAALELCRMFADDARRRVKHISAMNVSGDIGRMVEDAHSLKSLAYTYGTESLGDRSSLLESTCKSGDAPSARQHAAAIEKHISPSLQLLFDYLEGVQA, encoded by the coding sequence ATGAATACTCCGCCGCGCCTGAACGTGGAAGTCGTTGCGCAGTTGGTCCGCGATGTCGGCTATGAAGCCGCATTGGAATTGTGCCGGATGTTTGCCGATGACGCCCGCCGACGCGTCAAACACATCTCCGCCATGAACGTCTCCGGCGATATCGGGCGCATGGTCGAGGACGCGCACTCCCTAAAAAGCTTGGCGTACACCTATGGTACGGAGAGTTTGGGCGACAGGTCATCGTTACTCGAATCGACATGCAAAAGCGGCGACGCCCCTTCGGCGCGCCAACATGCGGCCGCCATCGAGAAACACATCTCCCCTTCTCTTCAGCTTCTTTTCGATTACTTGGAGGGCGTTCAAGCTTAG
- a CDS encoding sensor histidine kinase, whose protein sequence is MQGDKGQGLRPRRFTLEQRLLLFWLGSLFGAVLLVGLVFTYQIKSHMQDNARAKLEETLLHVRTGLTTYTLHLEDIANVLARQGELVALTQSIAMDDPFVAMDVAVQRVRLADELEERIGESHLDFIAALDIHGRLNAFVERPADEKSEEGTSSLPIVKGYRAGRGKDAVLFMKDRVDGEFHVLFGGRTFAERIVRLGMNFPNTSFYLSDGRYLYRAAARALVQRSIRGGSQPLGQIVVARRIDADFIERVTAHPGINFSYFIGSPAHNVGTLRAPSAVRGAFENIGAVADLFAQKMSHALASTGGYYLEGGKVSLLDGRRAYFFAGVSKGEVVQEIEAFSVASLETMALIALLVLPIGIYLLRRLITTPLALLRHGAQQITEGRYGALVNFRPGDELGDLARSFNVMSDSVRARENDLRVLSFELEDLVRERTRALELEMSERARAQAMLKTVIDNLADTIITTDCDGYILSVNPAGLEMFGYGETELLGQKVGILMPSQISARHDAYMRAYEGGVRSKIIGVGRQLEGRRKGGAMFPMEVAISEFTIDEKRYFTGILRDITQRRQAEQDLIDAKFRAEKASRAKSKLLSSVSHELRTPMNAIIGFGELLKLEGDNPLDEDQRAYVTQIVEAGSHLLHLIDGVLQLADMQNETMELVPQAVRALPIIEACLAGIAPEVDARRLSVQNDCKGRDLPDIFVDPGGFETVLENLLSNAARCTRPGGEVRVSCTFIENGENGKLRFSVRDMGGGLAEDSFEDLFHPRRRLDSGDDDEEGVRVGLVVAKKIATAMGCEIGFESVLDVGSVIWIDVDPVETDLVVTKETRP, encoded by the coding sequence ATGCAAGGCGATAAAGGTCAAGGGCTTCGGCCTCGCAGGTTCACGTTAGAACAACGTTTACTGCTTTTTTGGCTGGGATCGCTATTTGGCGCGGTGCTTTTGGTCGGCCTCGTGTTTACATACCAGATCAAATCCCACATGCAGGACAATGCGCGCGCCAAATTGGAAGAAACCTTGCTTCATGTGCGCACCGGCCTGACGACATACACCCTGCATTTAGAGGATATCGCCAATGTGCTTGCCCGGCAGGGCGAACTCGTTGCGTTGACGCAATCCATCGCCATGGACGACCCTTTCGTGGCGATGGACGTTGCCGTGCAAAGGGTGCGATTGGCCGATGAATTGGAGGAACGCATCGGCGAATCGCACCTGGATTTTATCGCCGCCCTGGATATTCATGGGCGATTGAACGCGTTTGTCGAGCGCCCCGCCGACGAGAAAAGCGAGGAAGGGACTTCCTCCCTACCGATTGTGAAAGGTTACCGAGCCGGGCGGGGAAAAGACGCGGTCCTTTTTATGAAAGATCGTGTTGATGGCGAATTTCATGTTTTGTTTGGCGGGCGAACTTTCGCCGAACGGATCGTCCGTCTGGGCATGAATTTTCCAAACACCTCCTTCTACCTGAGTGATGGGCGTTATTTATATCGGGCCGCCGCGCGCGCCCTTGTCCAAAGAAGTATCCGAGGAGGGAGCCAACCGTTGGGTCAAATCGTTGTGGCGCGGCGCATCGATGCGGACTTCATCGAAAGAGTGACGGCGCATCCCGGCATAAATTTTTCGTATTTTATTGGAAGTCCGGCGCACAATGTCGGGACGTTGCGCGCTCCGTCGGCCGTGCGCGGGGCTTTTGAGAATATCGGCGCCGTCGCCGATCTTTTTGCTCAAAAAATGTCCCACGCCCTTGCCTCCACCGGAGGGTATTACTTGGAAGGGGGCAAGGTCAGCCTGCTTGACGGTCGCCGAGCTTATTTCTTCGCCGGCGTCAGCAAGGGCGAAGTCGTGCAAGAAATCGAGGCGTTTTCGGTAGCGAGCCTCGAAACCATGGCCCTTATCGCCTTGTTGGTGCTGCCGATCGGAATTTATTTGCTGCGCCGGCTGATTACAACGCCGCTGGCGCTGTTGCGCCACGGCGCGCAACAGATCACCGAAGGACGCTATGGCGCCTTGGTCAATTTTCGTCCGGGGGATGAATTGGGGGATCTCGCCCGGTCGTTTAACGTCATGTCCGATAGCGTCCGCGCCCGTGAAAACGATTTGCGCGTCCTGTCGTTCGAATTGGAAGACCTGGTGCGCGAACGGACGCGCGCGCTTGAACTGGAGATGTCTGAACGCGCGCGCGCGCAGGCGATGCTGAAGACGGTTATCGACAATCTTGCCGATACCATCATCACCACCGATTGCGATGGGTATATTTTGAGCGTCAATCCGGCGGGGTTGGAGATGTTCGGTTATGGCGAGACGGAACTCCTGGGCCAGAAGGTCGGCATCCTGATGCCTTCTCAAATATCGGCGCGCCATGACGCCTATATGCGGGCGTACGAAGGGGGTGTTCGATCAAAGATTATCGGTGTGGGGCGGCAATTGGAAGGTCGCCGCAAGGGCGGCGCGATGTTTCCCATGGAGGTTGCGATCAGTGAATTTACCATCGATGAGAAGCGGTATTTCACCGGAATTTTGCGTGATATTACCCAACGAAGGCAGGCCGAGCAGGATCTAATCGACGCCAAGTTCAGGGCGGAAAAAGCCAGCCGTGCGAAATCCAAATTGTTGTCATCGGTGAGCCATGAGTTGAGGACTCCGATGAACGCCATTATCGGTTTCGGGGAATTATTGAAATTGGAGGGAGATAATCCTCTTGACGAAGATCAGCGCGCATATGTGACGCAAATCGTCGAGGCGGGCTCCCATCTCTTACATTTGATCGATGGCGTTTTACAGCTTGCCGACATGCAAAACGAGACAATGGAATTGGTCCCGCAAGCCGTCCGGGCGCTTCCCATCATAGAGGCCTGCCTCGCCGGGATCGCGCCCGAGGTGGACGCACGCCGTCTCAGCGTTCAAAACGATTGCAAGGGGCGGGACCTTCCCGATATTTTCGTCGATCCAGGAGGGTTTGAGACCGTCCTCGAAAATTTGCTGTCCAACGCCGCCAGATGCACCCGCCCCGGCGGCGAAGTGCGCGTCTCCTGCACTTTCATAGAGAACGGCGAGAACGGCAAACTTCGTTTTTCCGTTCGGGATATGGGGGGGGGTCTTGCCGAAGATAGTTTTGAAGACCTGTTTCACCCTCGGCGCCGGCTGGATAGCGGTGATGATGACGAGGAGGGGGTGCGCGTGGGCCTGGTCGTGGCGAAAAAAATAGCGACCGCCATGGGTTGTGAGATCGGTTTTGAAAGTGTGCTCGACGTCGGCAGCGTGATCTGGATAGATGTTGATCCCGTGGAGACTGATCTCGTGGTGACTAAAGAGACGCGGCCATAG
- a CDS encoding TAXI family TRAP transporter solute-binding subunit: MKKFAVMALMVAVIGAAFGLGAPGAKAASGKFITIGTGGVTGVYYPTGGAICSLINKERKDYGVRCSVRRTNGSIYNLNAIRSGALDMGVVQSDSQFHAYYGTGNPIFIAAGPFKKLRAVFSIHPEPFTIVARADSGIKTLADLKGKRVNIGNPESGQRGTMEAVMRALGWTKSDFALALELKSSEQSAALCDDKIDAMVFSVGHPSDSIRDATTACDGVLVPATGPAIDKLVRDNGYYRYATIPGGMYRGNPKDVKTFGVGATLVTSSDVSVDVVYTVVKAVFEHFDEFKKLHPAFKNLKKSQMIKDGLSAPLHPGAIKYDKEAGLM; this comes from the coding sequence ATGAAGAAATTTGCCGTGATGGCGTTGATGGTGGCCGTGATTGGCGCCGCCTTCGGCCTTGGCGCGCCGGGCGCCAAGGCGGCATCCGGAAAGTTCATCACCATCGGTACCGGCGGCGTGACCGGGGTATATTATCCAACGGGCGGAGCCATTTGTAGCCTTATCAACAAGGAGCGCAAAGACTATGGCGTACGCTGCTCCGTGAGGCGTACAAACGGGTCGATATACAACCTTAACGCCATACGTTCCGGTGCGTTGGACATGGGCGTCGTTCAATCCGATTCACAGTTCCATGCCTACTACGGGACGGGAAATCCGATCTTTATTGCGGCGGGTCCCTTTAAAAAACTACGCGCGGTGTTTTCCATCCACCCCGAACCGTTCACCATCGTCGCCCGTGCCGACAGCGGCATTAAGACCCTGGCCGACCTTAAGGGCAAACGTGTCAACATCGGCAATCCCGAATCCGGTCAGCGTGGCACCATGGAGGCTGTGATGCGGGCGTTGGGTTGGACGAAAAGCGATTTCGCCCTGGCTTTGGAATTGAAGTCGTCCGAACAGTCGGCGGCTCTGTGCGACGATAAGATCGACGCCATGGTTTTTTCGGTCGGTCATCCGTCCGATTCCATCAGGGACGCCACCACGGCTTGTGACGGCGTTCTCGTTCCCGCGACCGGCCCCGCGATCGATAAGCTGGTTAGGGATAACGGCTACTACCGTTACGCCACCATCCCAGGCGGCATGTATCGTGGGAACCCTAAGGATGTCAAAACCTTCGGCGTCGGTGCGACGTTGGTGACCTCGTCCGACGTTTCCGTGGATGTCGTCTACACGGTGGTTAAGGCGGTGTTTGAGCACTTCGATGAATTCAAGAAGCTGCACCCGGCGTTTAAGAACTTGAAAAAATCGCAAATGATCAAGGATGGACTGTCCGCGCCGCTGCACCCCGGTGCGATCAAGTACGACAAGGAAGCGGGCTTGATGTAA
- a CDS encoding adenine phosphoribosyltransferase, with amino-acid sequence MDIKDHIRAIPDFPKKGILFYDISTLLSHPDAWQVAMGRMAKIVGQHRPDILVGIESRGFLVAAPLALKLGCGFVMARKRGKLPGKTVEHEYDLEYGTDAIALQDDALAPGQRVVVLDDLLATGGTLNATIELCKKVGGNVVGAAGIIELTFLNGRSRIDVPFDSLISYDA; translated from the coding sequence ATGGACATTAAAGATCATATTCGCGCGATCCCCGATTTTCCTAAAAAGGGTATCCTTTTTTACGATATCTCGACGTTGCTTTCCCACCCCGACGCATGGCAAGTCGCCATGGGGCGGATGGCCAAGATCGTCGGCCAACACCGTCCGGATATCCTTGTCGGCATCGAGTCGCGAGGATTTTTAGTCGCGGCGCCGTTGGCGCTGAAACTGGGGTGCGGCTTCGTGATGGCGCGCAAACGCGGAAAGCTTCCCGGAAAGACGGTGGAACACGAATACGACCTTGAGTACGGCACCGACGCCATCGCCCTTCAAGATGACGCCTTGGCGCCCGGGCAGCGGGTCGTCGTTCTCGACGACCTTCTGGCCACTGGAGGAACCTTGAATGCAACCATAGAGCTGTGCAAAAAAGTCGGCGGTAACGTTGTCGGAGCCGCAGGCATCATTGAGTTAACCTTCCTCAATGGACGCAGCCGGATTGATGTCCCCTTCGATTCTCTGATATCATACGACGCATGA